In Euphorbia lathyris chromosome 9, ddEupLath1.1, whole genome shotgun sequence, the following are encoded in one genomic region:
- the LOC136205642 gene encoding uncharacterized protein isoform X3, giving the protein MNLLQFRFNIRCCNSCFSASLPLKQCSQSGVMNLVGENAIDPASEEMTLIQYVFGALLQSQIDVDPFRFISLAVNSNMHYLNGSDYLFAPTVSRCLFFLIIPAAISSFLLVLFTNEESTVVKL; this is encoded by the exons ATGAACCTATTGCAG TTTAGGTTCAACATCCGATGCTGTAATTCATGCTTTTCTGCAAGTTTGCCATTGAAACAATGCAGCCAGTCTGGCGTGATGAATTTGGTGGGGGAAAATGCTATTGATCCGGCATCTGAAGAGATGACTCTTATTCAATATGTATTTGGTGCTCTCCTACAATCTCAG ATCGATGTCGATCCTTTTCGCTTCATATCTCTCGCCGTCAACAGCAACATGCACTATCTCAATGGCAGTGACTATCTCTTTGCTCCAACCGTTAGTCGTtgtctcttcttcctcatcatacCAGCGGCGATCTCTTCTTTCCTTCTCG TGCTTTTTACCAATGAGGAAAGCACGGTGG
- the LOC136205642 gene encoding uncharacterized protein isoform X2 has product MTDFCISLKEDDPFPSFPSSVLRAFVRPWCSTGFRFNIRCCNSCFSASLPLKQCSQSGVMNLVGENAIDPASEEMTLIQYVFGALLQSQIDVDPFRFISLAVNSNMHYLNGSDYLFAPTVSRCLFFLIIPAAISSFLLGGSFKMMY; this is encoded by the exons ATGACTGACTTCTGTATTAGCCTTAAAGAAGACGACCCATTCCCTTCTTTCCCGTCTTCTGTTCTCCGGGCTTTTGTTCGACCTTGGTGTTCGACTGGCTTCAG GTTCAACATCCGATGCTGTAATTCATGCTTTTCTGCAAGTTTGCCATTGAAACAATGCAGCCAGTCTGGCGTGATGAATTTGGTGGGGGAAAATGCTATTGATCCGGCATCTGAAGAGATGACTCTTATTCAATATGTATTTGGTGCTCTCCTACAATCTCAG ATCGATGTCGATCCTTTTCGCTTCATATCTCTCGCCGTCAACAGCAACATGCACTATCTCAATGGCAGTGACTATCTCTTTGCTCCAACCGTTAGTCGTtgtctcttcttcctcatcatacCAGCGGCGATCTCTTCTTTCCTTCTCG
- the LOC136205642 gene encoding uncharacterized protein isoform X1, whose amino-acid sequence MTDFCISLKEDDPFPSFPSSVLRAFVRPWCSTGFRFNIRCCNSCFSASLPLKQCSQSGVMNLVGENAIDPASEEMTLIQYVFGALLQSQIDVDPFRFISLAVNSNMHYLNGSDYLFAPTVSRCLFFLIIPAAISSFLLVLFTNEESTVVKL is encoded by the exons ATGACTGACTTCTGTATTAGCCTTAAAGAAGACGACCCATTCCCTTCTTTCCCGTCTTCTGTTCTCCGGGCTTTTGTTCGACCTTGGTGTTCGACTGGCTTCAG GTTCAACATCCGATGCTGTAATTCATGCTTTTCTGCAAGTTTGCCATTGAAACAATGCAGCCAGTCTGGCGTGATGAATTTGGTGGGGGAAAATGCTATTGATCCGGCATCTGAAGAGATGACTCTTATTCAATATGTATTTGGTGCTCTCCTACAATCTCAG ATCGATGTCGATCCTTTTCGCTTCATATCTCTCGCCGTCAACAGCAACATGCACTATCTCAATGGCAGTGACTATCTCTTTGCTCCAACCGTTAGTCGTtgtctcttcttcctcatcatacCAGCGGCGATCTCTTCTTTCCTTCTCG TGCTTTTTACCAATGAGGAAAGCACGGTGG